Proteins encoded within one genomic window of Granulicella pectinivorans:
- a CDS encoding proline--tRNA ligase, giving the protein MHRWSQLFIPTLREAPTDAEVASHKLLLRGGYVRQLGAGIYSYLFLGNRSVKKIVAIIQEEMDKIGQEMFLPTILPREIWEESGRWAGMGENMFRLKDRKGADLCLGMTHEEVMTDIARKELQSYKQLPQIWYQIQTKFRDEPRPKSGLLRVRQFTMKDSYSFDIDEAGLDVSYMKHDAAYRRIFERCGLEFVAVEADSGSMGGSQSQEFMVYTEAGEDLIASSPSGYAANLEKAVSVLAPVEDLPATGDGMPELVFTPGKGAIADICEFLGILPSQDIKCVAFMGIPSKAGDPLRPIAAFLRGDHQVNETKLCAVTGVAELRPMLPEELAVYIGGPAGYLGPVGIAEVMTQGSLNGLNSGKAVDKVKGVFRANPEEGLKTIVVLDPGLDGRKNLVAGANQMDYHYRNVTPGRDFTPTMTADVRNILEGEADPIGGLPLRLGKAVEIGHIFKLGYKYTKAMGASVLNKDGKETMPIMGCYGIGVERILTAAIETSAAKNGGAYALPASIAPFQVVVTVTNVSEAALLAAGEQVAADLTKAGFDVLLDDRDERAGVKFKDADLIGIPYRVNVGRGVAEGLLELVDRLKGTSTNVAIAAISGLLGSALEATEPSV; this is encoded by the coding sequence ATGCACCGTTGGTCCCAACTGTTTATCCCCACTCTTCGTGAAGCTCCCACCGATGCTGAAGTCGCCAGCCACAAGCTGCTTTTGCGCGGCGGTTATGTGCGCCAACTGGGCGCGGGCATCTACTCGTATCTCTTTCTTGGCAACCGGTCGGTGAAGAAGATCGTTGCCATTATCCAGGAGGAGATGGACAAGATTGGCCAGGAGATGTTTCTGCCGACGATCCTGCCGCGGGAGATCTGGGAAGAGAGCGGACGCTGGGCTGGGATGGGTGAGAATATGTTCCGGTTGAAGGACCGGAAGGGCGCGGACCTGTGCCTGGGCATGACCCACGAAGAGGTGATGACGGACATTGCGCGCAAGGAACTGCAGAGCTACAAACAGTTGCCGCAGATCTGGTACCAGATTCAGACGAAGTTCCGCGATGAGCCGAGGCCGAAGTCAGGTCTGCTGCGGGTACGGCAGTTCACGATGAAAGACTCGTACTCGTTCGATATCGACGAGGCGGGGCTGGACGTGAGCTACATGAAGCACGACGCGGCGTATCGGCGGATCTTCGAGCGGTGCGGGCTGGAGTTCGTGGCGGTTGAGGCGGATTCGGGCTCGATGGGCGGATCGCAGTCCCAGGAGTTCATGGTCTATACGGAGGCGGGCGAGGATTTGATAGCATCGTCACCGAGCGGGTATGCGGCGAACCTGGAGAAGGCGGTCTCGGTGCTGGCACCGGTGGAGGACCTGCCGGCGACGGGCGATGGGATGCCGGAGCTGGTGTTTACGCCGGGTAAGGGCGCGATCGCGGATATCTGCGAGTTCTTGGGGATTCTGCCTTCGCAGGACATCAAGTGCGTGGCGTTCATGGGGATTCCGTCGAAGGCGGGCGATCCGCTGCGTCCGATTGCGGCGTTTTTGCGGGGCGACCACCAGGTGAATGAGACCAAGCTGTGTGCGGTGACGGGTGTCGCGGAGCTGCGGCCGATGTTGCCGGAGGAACTGGCGGTCTATATCGGTGGACCTGCCGGGTACCTTGGGCCGGTCGGGATTGCCGAGGTGATGACGCAGGGTTCGCTGAATGGGCTGAACTCGGGTAAGGCCGTCGATAAGGTCAAGGGGGTGTTCCGGGCGAATCCCGAGGAGGGCCTGAAGACGATTGTGGTGCTCGATCCGGGGCTGGATGGGCGGAAGAACCTCGTCGCCGGAGCGAACCAGATGGATTATCACTACCGCAATGTGACTCCGGGGCGGGACTTTACGCCTACGATGACGGCTGATGTGCGGAACATTCTCGAAGGGGAGGCCGATCCGATTGGCGGATTGCCGCTACGGCTGGGCAAGGCGGTCGAGATTGGGCACATCTTCAAGCTGGGGTACAAGTACACCAAAGCGATGGGCGCTTCCGTGCTGAACAAGGACGGCAAGGAGACGATGCCGATCATGGGATGCTACGGGATCGGGGTGGAGCGGATTCTGACGGCTGCCATTGAGACCTCGGCGGCGAAGAATGGCGGGGCGTATGCGCTGCCGGCTTCGATCGCTCCCTTCCAGGTGGTGGTTACGGTCACGAACGTGTCGGAGGCTGCGCTGCTGGCTGCGGGCGAGCAGGTGGCGGCCGACCTGACCAAGGCGGGGTTCGATGTGCTGCTGGATGACCGGGACGAGCGGGCCGGGGTGAAGTTCAAGGATGCGGATCTGATCGGGATTCCATATCGCGTGAATGTCGGACG
- a CDS encoding Crp/Fnr family transcriptional regulator, with protein sequence MITDLPVPRSNRPRNLILSRLPEEQFQALVRFLIPVELPLNMQLSLPNQVVESIYFPISGLISTDALTEKGESVEVGLVGREGFSGLCALLGHPQMSHSVVMQGAGAGFRIRASILREEFLKGGPFAQMVYDFAYMQMVQMTQSVLCNRMHAVEARLARWLLTSADRTESNELMLTQEFLAQMLGSRRSTVTVAAGELQRLRAIDYSRGRIRLIDRPLLESKTCECYGIVRATYDRMLPKNY encoded by the coding sequence TTGATAACCGACCTCCCCGTGCCACGCAGCAATAGGCCACGCAACCTGATCCTGTCGAGACTTCCTGAAGAGCAATTTCAGGCGCTCGTCCGTTTCCTCATCCCCGTGGAACTGCCGCTCAACATGCAGCTCTCACTCCCCAACCAGGTTGTGGAGTCCATCTACTTTCCCATCAGCGGTCTCATCTCCACCGACGCCCTCACGGAAAAAGGAGAGTCGGTCGAAGTCGGCCTGGTCGGACGCGAGGGCTTCTCCGGACTCTGCGCCCTCCTCGGCCACCCCCAGATGTCGCACTCTGTCGTCATGCAGGGTGCCGGTGCCGGCTTCCGCATCCGCGCTTCCATCCTCCGCGAGGAGTTCCTCAAGGGCGGCCCCTTCGCCCAGATGGTCTACGACTTCGCCTACATGCAGATGGTTCAGATGACCCAATCCGTCCTCTGCAACCGCATGCACGCCGTCGAAGCCCGCCTCGCCCGCTGGCTCCTCACCTCCGCCGACCGCACCGAGTCCAACGAACTCATGCTCACCCAGGAGTTCCTCGCCCAGATGCTCGGCTCCCGCCGTTCCACCGTCACCGTGGCCGCCGGCGAACTCCAGCGTCTTCGCGCCATCGACTACAGCCGCGGCCGCATCCGCCTCATCGACCGTCCTCTGCTCGAATCCAAAACCTGCGAGTGCTACGGCATCGTCCGCGCGACCTACGACCGCATGCTCCCCAAAAACTACTAG
- a CDS encoding TlpA family protein disulfide reductase, producing the protein MRKVGVLLVMVVGISLLIWAGVHNRRASTKAMQEASANRVILTKDVPGQTAAAMSGNSAGTFKGKPAPAFTLVNSEGKKVSLSDYKGRPVLINFWATWCAPCKLEMPWFEEFHSKYKDSGFEILGIAEDDAPKDEIIKTARKTGVSYPILLTDNKVANLYGGVDSLPTSFYVDKTGTIVEETVGLAPKDEVEANIKKIIGAAAQPAGAGQ; encoded by the coding sequence ATGCGTAAGGTCGGTGTTTTGCTGGTAATGGTCGTAGGAATCAGCCTGTTGATCTGGGCCGGCGTGCATAATCGCCGCGCCAGTACCAAAGCCATGCAGGAGGCCAGCGCCAACCGCGTCATCCTCACCAAGGATGTCCCCGGCCAGACCGCCGCCGCCATGAGCGGCAACTCCGCCGGAACCTTCAAGGGCAAGCCTGCCCCCGCCTTCACCCTCGTCAACTCCGAGGGCAAGAAGGTCTCGCTCTCCGACTACAAGGGGCGCCCCGTTCTCATCAACTTCTGGGCCACCTGGTGCGCTCCCTGCAAGCTCGAGATGCCCTGGTTCGAGGAGTTCCACAGCAAATACAAAGACTCCGGCTTCGAGATCCTCGGTATCGCTGAAGACGACGCCCCCAAGGACGAGATCATCAAGACCGCCAGGAAGACCGGCGTCTCCTACCCCATCCTCCTGACGGATAACAAGGTCGCCAACCTCTACGGCGGCGTCGACTCTCTCCCCACCTCCTTCTACGTCGACAAAACCGGCACCATCGTCGAAGAGACCGTAGGCCTCGCACCCAAAGACGAGGTCGAAGCCAACATCAAGAAGATCATCGGCGCCGCCGCGCAGCCAGCAGGAGCCGGCCAGTGA
- a CDS encoding protein-disulfide reductase DsbD N-terminal domain-containing protein, which produces MIARALLLGAALLQLNVMDAPPKPKGYVVYASDQQTVKPNKKSVVELRFQVIDGFHVNSHTPKSELLIPTNLKLNPAEGIKPGPIEYPKGTEYSFSFDPNEKLDVYSGTFTVKLPVEATPGEHVLEGTLRYQACDHAACYPPKTLPVKVMVVAK; this is translated from the coding sequence GTGATCGCCCGCGCTCTGCTCCTCGGTGCCGCTCTCCTGCAGCTCAACGTCATGGACGCCCCGCCCAAGCCCAAGGGCTACGTCGTCTACGCCTCCGACCAGCAGACGGTAAAGCCCAACAAGAAGTCCGTCGTGGAACTACGCTTCCAGGTTATCGACGGCTTCCACGTAAACTCCCACACCCCCAAGTCCGAGCTCCTCATCCCCACCAACCTGAAGCTCAATCCAGCCGAAGGAATCAAGCCCGGCCCCATTGAGTACCCCAAGGGCACCGAATACAGCTTCAGCTTCGACCCCAATGAAAAACTGGACGTCTACTCCGGCACCTTCACCGTCAAGCTACCTGTAGAGGCCACCCCCGGCGAGCACGTCCTCGAAGGCACCCTCCGCTATCAGGCCTGCGACCACGCAGCCTGCTACCCACCGAAAACCCTGCCGGTCAAAGTGATGGTCGTCGCCAAGTAA
- the gltX gene encoding glutamate--tRNA ligase, whose translation MTTSASAPTRVRIAPSPTGDPHVGTAYIGLLNFLYARQRGGQFVLRIEDTDRARFVATSEQQIFEALKWVGLEWDEGPDVGGPYGPYRQSERTAIYREYVQKLLDNGTAYKSFETAEELEALRKSQLAAKLPPRYNGAHRELTAEQIAAYEAEGRASVIRLKVPAEGSTTFRDELRGEITFDHTNVDDQVLMKSDGFPTYHLANVVDDHLMKITDVIRAEEWISSTPKHVLLYKAFGWDVPKFWHMPLLRNIDKSKISKRKNPVSLIFYRQAGYLPEALLNFLGLMGGGMPQTSGTIEDKSKAATADMFDLAGMIERFSFAKISLGGPVFDLVKLKWLNGEYLRALTPEAFFGKMRETVFSDAFLKELVPLVQTRIETMGQVGDLTDFLFSDNVMPSAEVFVPKKRTIEETIAFAGELLAVLEATEWTVAAIEPAMKELGLAKEWSVKENFMLLRAILTGKTASPPLLESLIVFGKARSLDRVRRFVDGQKKMLLQRK comes from the coding sequence ATGACGACTTCTGCTTCTGCTCCAACTCGTGTCCGTATCGCTCCTTCTCCAACCGGCGACCCCCACGTGGGGACTGCTTATATTGGGCTTTTGAACTTTTTGTATGCGCGCCAGAGGGGCGGGCAGTTTGTGTTGCGGATTGAGGATACGGACCGGGCGCGGTTTGTGGCGACCTCCGAACAGCAGATCTTCGAGGCGCTGAAGTGGGTGGGGCTGGAGTGGGACGAGGGTCCGGATGTGGGTGGGCCGTATGGGCCGTACCGGCAGTCGGAGAGGACCGCGATCTATCGGGAGTATGTGCAGAAGCTGCTGGACAACGGCACGGCGTATAAGTCGTTCGAGACGGCGGAGGAGCTGGAGGCTCTGCGGAAGTCGCAGTTGGCGGCCAAGCTGCCGCCGCGGTACAACGGCGCGCACCGGGAGCTGACGGCGGAGCAGATTGCGGCGTATGAGGCTGAAGGGCGGGCTTCGGTGATTCGGCTGAAGGTGCCGGCGGAGGGCTCGACGACATTTCGCGATGAGCTGCGCGGGGAGATTACGTTCGACCACACGAACGTCGACGACCAGGTGCTGATGAAGTCGGATGGGTTTCCGACCTACCATCTGGCGAATGTCGTCGACGACCACTTGATGAAGATTACGGACGTGATTCGGGCGGAGGAGTGGATCTCTTCGACGCCGAAGCATGTGCTGCTGTACAAGGCGTTTGGGTGGGATGTGCCGAAGTTCTGGCATATGCCGCTGCTGAGGAATATCGATAAGTCGAAGATTTCTAAGAGGAAGAATCCGGTTTCGCTGATCTTCTACCGGCAGGCGGGATATCTGCCGGAGGCTCTGCTGAACTTCCTGGGGCTGATGGGCGGAGGGATGCCGCAGACGTCGGGGACGATTGAGGATAAGTCGAAGGCCGCTACAGCGGATATGTTCGATCTGGCGGGGATGATCGAGCGGTTTTCGTTCGCGAAGATCTCGCTGGGTGGGCCGGTGTTCGACCTGGTGAAGCTGAAGTGGCTGAACGGAGAGTATCTGCGGGCGCTGACGCCTGAGGCTTTCTTCGGGAAGATGCGGGAGACGGTGTTCTCGGATGCGTTTTTGAAGGAGCTGGTGCCACTGGTCCAGACGCGGATCGAGACGATGGGTCAGGTGGGAGATCTGACGGACTTCCTGTTCTCGGACAACGTGATGCCTTCGGCGGAGGTGTTTGTGCCGAAGAAGCGGACGATCGAAGAGACGATTGCGTTTGCCGGGGAGCTGCTGGCGGTGCTGGAGGCGACGGAGTGGACGGTCGCGGCGATTGAGCCGGCGATGAAGGAGCTGGGACTCGCGAAGGAGTGGTCGGTGAAGGAGAACTTCATGCTGCTGCGCGCGATTCTGACGGGGAAGACGGCGAGTCCGCCGCTGCTGGAGAGCTTGATTGTGTTTGGGAAGGCAAGATCGCTGGATCGGGTGCGGCGGTTTGTGGATGGGCAGAAGAAGATGTTGTTGCAGCGGAAGTAA